Proteins from a single region of Armatimonadota bacterium:
- the folE2 gene encoding GTP cyclohydrolase FolE2 — protein sequence MKDVAAAHDDRGVTIQRVGVKDVHLPAQIRRQEGGYDSVLARVNLAAELPHHFRGTHMSRFLAVLFKWSQRPVASPDIRAMLADVCAELQAPSAHVDMRFKYFIAKRAPVSGAESYLDHDCQFAGSLAGDDYVFTLGVEAPVTSLCPCSRDISTHGAHSQRAMLRVRVRYAPGEIIWIEDLVSELERHGSAEIYPVLKREDEKFVTEQAYANPKFVEDIVRDAVIGLRADQRVTWFEVECESYESIHNHSVYAYQQEG from the coding sequence ATGAAGGACGTCGCCGCCGCCCACGACGACCGCGGCGTCACCATCCAGCGCGTCGGCGTCAAGGACGTGCACCTGCCGGCGCAGATACGGCGCCAGGAGGGCGGCTACGACAGCGTGCTCGCCCGCGTCAACCTCGCGGCCGAACTGCCCCACCACTTTCGCGGCACCCACATGAGCCGCTTCCTGGCGGTGCTGTTCAAGTGGAGCCAGCGCCCGGTGGCCAGCCCCGATATTCGCGCCATGCTGGCCGACGTGTGCGCCGAGCTGCAGGCGCCCAGCGCCCACGTTGACATGCGCTTCAAGTACTTCATCGCCAAGCGCGCCCCGGTGAGTGGAGCCGAAAGCTACCTTGACCACGATTGCCAGTTCGCCGGCTCGCTGGCAGGCGACGACTATGTCTTCACCCTGGGGGTGGAGGCGCCCGTCACTTCGCTGTGCCCTTGCAGCCGCGACATCTCGACCCACGGCGCGCACAGTCAACGCGCGATGCTCCGCGTGCGCGTGCGCTACGCCCCCGGAGAGATCATCTGGATCGAGGACCTGGTGTCAGAGCTGGAGCGCCACGGCAGCGCCGAGATTTACCCCGTGCTCAAGCGCGAGGACGAGAAGTTCGTCACCGAGCAGGCGTACGCCAACCCCAAGTTCGTGGAGGACATCGTCCGCGACGCCGTCATCGGTCTGCGCGCCGATCAGCGTGTGACCTGGTTCGAGGTCGAGTGCGAGAGCTACGAATCCATCCACAACCACAGCGTCTACGCATATCAACAGGAGGGATAG
- a CDS encoding 3-isopropylmalate dehydratase large subunit produces the protein MPLTIAEKILGGHAGREVRAGEIVVADVDFTMGQDGTSMMIIDELERLGAERVADPARFAMVLDHSAPSPVAGTSRIHAKMRSAAARYGSLLYDIGEGVCHQLLPEHGHVLPGDLIVGADSHTCTYGALNAAATGVGSTDLAAAAYTGKLWFRVPQSMRVVCRGTLPPGVYAKDLVLHLVGDIGADGATYQAVEFVGETISALSVEGRFTVCNMAVEMGAKFGIMEADDRTLEWVRGRSPRAAQPVAADDGAQYAEVREYDLSSLAPQVARPHTVDNVAPVEEALGTPVQQGVIGTCTNGRVEDFAVAAQVLGGRHAHPLTRLICVPSSKQVLIEIIERGIHRALLEAGAVFVTPGCGPCVGTHAGVPGDNENVISTANRNFLGRMGNPQGVNIYLASPATVAASAIEGRIADPRRYL, from the coding sequence ATGCCACTTACGATCGCCGAGAAGATCTTGGGGGGCCACGCCGGGCGCGAGGTGCGCGCGGGCGAGATCGTAGTCGCCGACGTGGATTTCACGATGGGCCAGGACGGCACCTCGATGATGATCATTGATGAGCTGGAGCGCCTGGGCGCGGAGCGGGTGGCCGACCCCGCGCGTTTCGCCATGGTGCTCGACCATTCAGCCCCCAGTCCCGTGGCGGGGACTTCGCGCATCCACGCCAAGATGCGGAGCGCGGCCGCGAGGTACGGCTCGCTGCTCTACGACATCGGCGAGGGCGTTTGCCACCAGCTGCTCCCGGAGCACGGCCATGTCTTGCCGGGCGATCTCATCGTCGGCGCTGACAGCCACACCTGCACCTACGGCGCCCTCAACGCCGCCGCCACCGGGGTCGGTTCGACCGACCTGGCGGCCGCGGCGTACACCGGCAAGCTGTGGTTCAGGGTGCCCCAGAGCATGCGCGTGGTCTGCCGCGGGACGTTGCCGCCGGGGGTTTACGCCAAGGACCTGGTGCTGCACCTGGTGGGCGACATCGGCGCCGACGGCGCGACCTATCAAGCGGTCGAATTCGTCGGCGAGACGATCTCCGCACTGTCGGTGGAGGGGCGCTTCACGGTGTGCAACATGGCGGTGGAAATGGGCGCCAAGTTCGGCATCATGGAGGCCGACGACAGGACCCTGGAGTGGGTGCGGGGGCGCTCGCCGCGGGCGGCCCAGCCGGTCGCCGCCGATGACGGGGCGCAGTATGCCGAGGTGCGGGAGTACGACTTGTCCAGCCTCGCGCCGCAGGTAGCCAGGCCGCATACGGTGGACAACGTCGCGCCGGTGGAGGAGGCGCTGGGGACGCCGGTGCAGCAGGGGGTGATCGGCACCTGCACCAACGGGCGGGTCGAGGACTTCGCCGTCGCCGCGCAAGTGCTGGGTGGGCGTCACGCGCATCCCCTCACGCGCCTGATCTGCGTGCCGTCGTCCAAGCAGGTGCTGATCGAGATCATCGAGCGCGGCATTCACCGCGCGCTGCTCGAGGCGGGGGCGGTGTTCGTTACTCCCGGGTGCGGGCCTTGTGTGGGAACTCACGCCGGAGTGCCAGGGGATAACGAGAACGTGATCTCCACCGCCAATCGCAATTTCCTGGGGCGCATGGGCAACCCGCAGGGGGTCAACATCTACCTCGCGTCGCCGGCAACGGTCGCGGCGTCGGCCATCGAGGGGCGCATCGCCGACCCCCGCAGGTACCTTTAG
- a CDS encoding 3-isopropylmalate dehydratase — MILRGKGRRVDPPNDVNTDYIIAGRYKFKSEDMTELAQHLLEDLDPGFTRRIEPGDFIVAGSNFGCGSSREQAPRVILAAGLSAVIARSFARIFYRNAFNLGLPLIESETEFIRDGDDLELDLDAGVLRDLTQGREVPVKPLPAVMQTLLADGGLVQHLKRHGGFALGGGGDV, encoded by the coding sequence ATGATTCTGCGCGGCAAGGGGCGGCGGGTTGACCCGCCGAACGATGTCAATACCGACTACATTATCGCGGGTCGCTACAAGTTCAAGTCAGAGGATATGACGGAGCTGGCCCAGCACCTGCTGGAGGACCTCGATCCCGGATTCACCCGGCGCATTGAGCCCGGCGACTTCATCGTCGCGGGCTCCAACTTCGGCTGCGGCTCCTCCCGCGAGCAGGCGCCGCGGGTGATCCTCGCCGCCGGGCTGAGCGCCGTCATCGCCCGCTCCTTTGCGCGCATCTTCTACCGCAATGCCTTCAACCTGGGCCTGCCCTTGATCGAGAGCGAGACCGAGTTCATCCGCGACGGCGACGACCTCGAGTTGGACCTCGACGCCGGGGTGCTGCGCGACCTCACGCAGGGCCGCGAAGTCCCGGTCAAGCCGCTGCCGGCGGTGATGCAGACCCTGCTCGCTGACGGCGGCCTGGTGCAGCATCTCAAGCGCCACGGCGGGTTCGCGCTCGGGGGCGGCGGCGACGTCTAG